A segment of the Zingiber officinale cultivar Zhangliang chromosome 8B, Zo_v1.1, whole genome shotgun sequence genome:
AACATCTCTACCACTTGTGCTAGCAACCGTGCCGCCTCGAGGAGCAATAGACCAAACCCAATCGCCATGTCTCAATGTCCTTAAGCATTTCAAATGAGCTCGATCCCATATACGAACACTTGTATCCCACGAACCACTGTAAATTCTGGTTGAATCCAGCACAAGACAAGTCACAGGCCCTTCATGCCCCCAAAGGCGGAAGTTGGAGTTGTGGTTCAAAGAAGCTGCAATGTCAAACAGATGAGGATGGCCTTCAATTGCTCTCCAACACTGCAGAAAAGCATCAGTTCCCGCAGCAACCAAGAGCTCTGAATCAGCAGTAATGGCTCGAATTGTGCAACCAAGAGAGCGAGACACCCCAATTGACAAGCCTTCTTCCATGTCCCACATATGCACAGCAGTGTCATATCCTCCAGTAAAGATAAGTTTTGCAGTTTGGAGAAGAAATACACACCGAACAGCTTCAGTGTGTCCATGGAGCACATCTATGCAAAACCTCCCCATAAAAGATTTACTCCGAAATTCCCTGTCCACAAATAACTCCTTCCACGACTTCTGATTAGATGATTGAGCATTCAGACCAAAAGGAACACCCCATCTCTCACAGTAGAAATCCTTCCAACCATGATGATCAGATGCGAGGCTATTCAGCAGAGTAGAGACACAGGACACAACACCAAGCTCTTTGGCATCGAGACGCTGCAGAATCTCATACACCAAATTCGTCGGCAGGTCAGTGAAGGACCTCAGCTTACCGCCAGAACCTGAACCATCAGCAATTATGGTTCCAGATTTGGAATCACCTCTCTTCAAAGGAACACAAGCAGATTCCAATGGGGAAGATTTGCCGCTAAACCTCTCCTGAGATTTCACGCGAGTCAAAGGAATATCTTCGTCCAAAGGACTGTCAACAAACTTCTCTGGTGACGGTCTTTCTATCTCCGGAGACGCAAAGGCCATAAAAGAGTTGAACTTGGAGCTAAACTACTCTTCAAACAGGTTCCTTTATGGCCTAAACTGGATCAAATCCACAAAGGTTCCTTTTCTTCCCGATGCAATACCTTAATTAATGATGGCAATGCAGAAAACAAAACTAATGGAGGATTCTAACAACAATCCTCAATAAATCCCTAACCTTTAAGCTCGAGCATACAACGAACCCTAATCTAAGATTCAAAAGGACTCTTCGAATACGAAACCCTAATCCTAACTATGCTCGGCGGCGATCAGAATCAAAATAATAGGCAATAGCAGCGAAGGTACCTCGAAGCCAATCTCGATGGAAGGTAGAAACCCTAGGAAGAGCTTCGGATCGGATTCGCCGCCGTCGTCGTCGGACGAGATGCGGATTGTGGAGATTGGGGAAGATTTATTGGTAAACATTTGCTTCTAATATTCTCCGCCAAAATTGGACGGCTGGAATTGGCCGTCAGCATAGAGACTAAGTATCCACCGTTGGTTTTGGTCTTAGTGCCGCATGGACGGTGGAGGCGCGTATCGAATCTCAATTATATTGAACCGGAACGTGAACCGCTCCGGCTCAGTGGGCCGGGTTTGGACCTTGGAACATTCCAAGGCTGAGAAAATGGTTGGGCATTTTGTTGGGTGGTAGACGGGTCAAATGTAACTAAGCCTATCAACTTTAAATATACCTAAACCTCCAGGTTAAAATTGAGTTGATTAGTATGAAACAGAATTACTATCGTATAATTGTAGAGTGACGGATTTCATCTTTTTAATTACTATTTGCATATATCGAATCAAATGACTAATCCAATTTGGGTCGGAGAAACAAATCCGATCGAGCAAACTTAGTTGACTCGATAAAATCAATTCAATTCCGAGCATAAAAAATCATCAAAACCAAATTTAGGGTTTGATTTGCCACAGCAAAAACCATTCTCAATTTTTTAAGTTTTGAGTGTTGAGTCAAACAACCAAAGTAGGCAAACTTTATAAGTGTGCTAAGAGAACTCATTGACTAATCCAACCGAATTGATTCGGTTCTCGCTAAGACTTTCATGTTCTTTCTTTGCTTACTTGTGAAACTCTCCTTTAAACCATCTCTACACTTCGAATACTTCTTAATGTGAAAATCATAACATAGGACAACAACCAAGTTTTATCCCATTAGATAGGATGAAATCACAACATAAAACATTCTAATAGTAGTATGTATCGATCGAGATTGCTGAATCGTATGTATCTCTCTTTGGATTGCCAAAACTGGAAGCGCCATGCTCAGTGTGAATCTTCGAAGAGGAAAATTTGTGACTGACTTACGTCTCTATTTGATCCCAATCAAGCGATCCATCTCGGAATGCATAGTCTCTCGATATCCTCTCTTCGGGATCGATTGTTCCAAACACCAAACTCTGTAGATTAAAGCCATAAACTCTGATTCAAAAGTCGACTAAATAGGCAACAAACAACATCCATGGAATAAGTAGCATAAGACATTACTAAGCAGTTTCTTCAATCAAATAGCATTTTGTATTTCCATCTGAATCCATGAAAAAAAATACTATCGAAAAAAAAGCATAGTAGCATAAGACATTTCTTGTAATCTAATATTGTTCTGTCAACTTGAAGGCTCGGAACCGTAATAGTTTGCATGTTTGATGAACCATAAAACTAAAAAATGGCACTAGATATTACAGCAACAAAATCAAGAAAAAAGAGAGAGCGCACAAGAGAATGAGTACCCGGAGGTATTGAGCATTGGCCGATCCTGTGCTTTGAAGCATCTTGGAGAAAGCGCTTCGGTCATCTAATAAAAGATTCTGGGGGGTGTCAAACTCCAGTACCTGCAGGGCATACCAGATCATAGAATTAACAAAATCTTAGAGAAATAATAACGATAAGTAAGCCTTAACCATACGAAGAGGGAGATAAACTAGCGACTTGACTGGATTATGAGATCCAAATAATTATTATTGACATCTTAGTTCCTTATAGAGTTTTGGGCCAGTTTAGGCTTCTAAAATCTTAGATGAGTAAAATACTAGTTCAAGTGTTTTGAATTAGTGGCTCAATATAAATAGTCAATGAGAGTGGATTTTGTCAATTGGTGTTTAATAAGGTGTTTGGAAAGGGATTGCCTATGTGATGGAGGAGGCATTACTAGACCTTCTCAATTTGGGATGATTTAGTCGAACTTTGTGCCTCAATAGAGATGTTAAGCTTTAAGTGAAGAAGATTAGCATTCAAATTCAGTCTCATATGAACTATTGTGGTATAATGGAGGTGATTTATAAGCTTAGGTCAGCAAACTGCTATAACATGGGTGTAGTTTGGTTCGGTAGTTGAGTCTAACAAATTAACGAATGAGTTCCCTCATCCGAGTGGAAGATGAGTTATTGTTGTGCCATTAGCTACATAGCCTAAAGTTGGTATGGATACAAGAAAACTGAGCTataaccaaggtttaaaatttcgacccatgGCGAGGTTTCGGTCCTGAATcgaaacgatacggtttcggtaccgTATCGTGTCGTGCCGATAGAGTttcagtatttttaaaatataaaatatattaattaaaaaataaaatatttaacataaatatttaaaaaataaacaatatgaaaaataatcttaaaaaaaagaaaagatatgaaaatagataaataaataaataaaaattttattacaaatttaaattaaaataaatgaaatataaaattaattagataattttattagggtttaataaagctTCATATAATCTCCATCATAGTTAGGAGTTGactaaaataattaacctaagtttaattaaaaaatatccgAAATCCGACACCACTCGCGAGCTCGTACGATTTCGGCATTGTTATGGGTTACGCGACCCCTCAGCCATGGCCGCGGGGATCGCGTGACTCCTCCGGCGCGACCGCTGTGGTCGTGTGACCCCTCTGCAGCTGCCGCAGGGTCGTGTGACGCCTTCGGGGAAGCAACATAAGGGTTATGCAACCCCTCCGTTGCTATTACGGGGTCGAGCGACCCCTCTGCTGTGGCCACGAGGTCGCGCAACACGTTGCAGCTGTCGCGGGTATAGTGTCGGGTCGTGCCGATGCAGGTCGCCGAGCGGAACGAGATGTTTCACCCTTTTCGATTGTCTCGgcacgacactttaaaccatggCTACAACATATGAATGAAAGCATGACTATCTTAAGCACAATGCACAACATAAGAGTTATAAAATAGGGCACTTCATGACAAAAAGCTTTATGCTGATAATAATTCAATCTTTGTTGACTAATGTTTTAGCTTAGGTGATATGATACCATAACAAATACACACATTAATAGAGGTAAATGGAGACTAAAGAAGACTTTGTTAGTAAcgataaaatagaataaaattatttaaatatagatgaggaTACAGTAAAGGATCGAATCCAATAGAGTAGGAGGATGCATAtaacttgattgttgttgttgctgctgctgaTGACGACTAATGTCTTCATGCAACTGAAAATATGAAACAAAAACTACTAATCCAATAAATAGCAGCTTCTCAAGATTGCATGTCCCAACAGTTTGGGTCAGCATGAATATTGCCGCCTCATCGACAAATATGTTAATCATGTAAATTTCTTTCAATTTTGCTAAGGTTACTTAGTCACCTTCAGTGCAGATTCTTAAATCAAAGTTATTAAACTTCTCTAATTAGGGAAAGTCATCATAAACAAAAATCATAGATGTATTTCCTTACATTAATAGAACTCAACAATAAAACATAGGACTTCAGCAAAACAAAAGATGGATATATAACATCATTATCTGTCGATAATAGGTTAAAAAATTGCAAGTAGATTAACATTCATCGAGTTGAATGGTAATTGAAGTGAAAGGAAGAAACCTTGCCAACACTAAGAAGAAGAAGCCGATCGCAGTCAATGATGGTATTCAGTCTATGAGCTATAATAAGCATTGTGCATGATTTGAATTCTTCCCTTATTGTTTTCTGGATAAGAGCATCAGTCCTAACATCCACTGCTGCTGTAGCTTCATCGAGGACAAGAATCTTCGATCTCCTTAACAATGCTCGTGCAAGACTCAGAAGTTGTCTTTGTCCCACGCTGAAATTCTCCCCAGCTTCTGAGACCTAATCGGCAACGACATGTGGGTTGAGCATTCAGCaataaatgtaaaaataaaaaataaaagaattgtTGGGTTCCGTTCGAAGTATTGCAGAGTAAAAACTGAAACAC
Coding sequences within it:
- the LOC122017776 gene encoding F-box/WD-40 repeat-containing protein At5g21040-like; this translates as MAFASPEIERPSPEKFVDSPLDEDIPLTRVKSQERFSGKSSPLESACVPLKRGDSKSGTIIADGSGSGGKLRSFTDLPTNLVYEILQRLDAKELGVVSCVSTLLNSLASDHHGWKDFYCERWGVPFGLNAQSSNQKSWKELFVDREFRSKSFMGRFCIDVLHGHTEAVRCVFLLQTAKLIFTGGYDTAVHMWDMEEGLSIGVSRSLGCTIRAITADSELLVAAGTDAFLQCWRAIEGHPHLFDIAASLNHNSNFRLWGHEGPVTCLVLDSTRIYSGSWDTSVRIWDRAHLKCLRTLRHGDWVWSIAPRGGTVASTSGRDVYVWDTDNGYLTTIIHNAHVGNVYALARNHSGDLLFTGGEDGAIRMYMVCDHCDDDDIKPAATWIPHTGSVHSLSFEFPWVVSSSSDGRIALIDVQKLLKWRQPCSSRQRYKVKHSAPEAVEPPQRMLHGFGCNLFSVAIGSDRIICGGEEGVVRIWNFSQALEIAKKVEALRSIRLENRMRRRKAQTEMSGNGARADQCSVSAKKNQLNAERIGVWHSKRGLTGKLKP